One segment of Primulina tabacum isolate GXHZ01 chromosome 14, ASM2559414v2, whole genome shotgun sequence DNA contains the following:
- the LOC142525533 gene encoding nuclear matrix constituent protein 1-like codes for MFTPKRQWPGLSINPKNEAQQSPFPGRQNPTAGKGKEVAFIDGPPDPPPPPTGLLSEDRDRTDVESMEDWRRFREVGLLDEAALERRDREAAMDRIQRLERELFDYQYSMGLLLIEKKEWASKHEELQESLLELQEVLKREKTAHLIAVAQVEEREANLRKALDVERQCVNELQSSLRRIHAEHDRIKVASETKLANANALVVGVQDRSLEVNEKLFAADAKLAEASRKSLELERKLQEIEARESVLKRERMSFNAERNAHDASVLKHKEDMREWERKLQEGEERLCQIRRNINEKEEKVNEFNRTFKERERELLEKEKLIELANVTLKKKEDEVNQKLADLSVEEKKADSLGKSLEIKEKELNALTEKLSTRERVEIQKLLDDHKSGLDILRQEFEFEMEEKRKSLEKEMKGKLDNLDQQENEINHREEKLRKQEQTLEKKSERINEKEKEIEIKLKDLKDREKSLEVEEKSLGLLRREVASDKEILQTIKDGLEKMRAEIKQKEVQIQDETEKLRITEEERKEHVRLQTELRKEIERYKYQKDLLFQETEDLKQDRKKFEEEWEALDEKKAEVSRSLQQLNQEKEIIEKLKYSEENQLKEDKLATKEYIERELEALRLEKESFAAKSKHEQQLSLEKARDEHNQLLHDFETRRRDLEADLLNKQETMEKSLQERERAFKKEVEKERSRIHRLKEGIQNEMEDIKSERRRLENDKKDIALNKQQLEEQQLAMHKDIDELGVLSQKLKLQRQQFIKERSQFLTLVETLKSCQNCGDMARDYMASHLRISEIVKESSPLQTKGEELLEKVDVYRANIQRTPGKIDPKSSGSGGRISWLLRKCTPRIFNISPNENAQHLASQNLDQALSDALVDEGPSIPVNTASRAQDTTQGDHRIEVVQEDSQQSELRNVRRRSNRKIRDGIRRTRSVKSVVEDAEIFLGRKSGDTKLSEEQNKDCTASMNEQSRGDSSLAERTTNTIPRKRTRAQSSRMTENELDAEESEERSQSAMVGSRRKKRQTSVPAVQNAGEQRYNLRHHKTGGKPKPTATTSVNSEKQTVKEAVNVAVSQDNEVTSAPSVEVASENGNSIQLARASSLKNQTRVVRFETSARGIDEHANANAVKSTDDINLSEGVNCTPEYSVTLQENEEDENEYYDTEDDDGDEHPGEASIPKKIWTFFTS; via the exons ATGTTTACTCCGAAAAGGCAGTGGCCAGGTCTATCAATTAACCCGAAGAACGAAGCACAGCAGTCCCCGTTTCCCGGCAGGCAGAACCCTACTGCTGGCAAGGGCAAAGAGGTGGCATTTATCGACGGCCCACCGGATCCGCCGCCGCCCCCTACGGGCTTGCTGAGTGAAGACAGGGACAGGACTGATGTTGAAAGTATGGAGGATTGGAGGCGGTTTCGAGAGGTGGGCTTGTTGGATGAGGCAGCTTTAGAGAGGCGTGATCGCGAGGCGGCGATGGATAGGATTCAGAGACTCGAAAGAGAG CTTTTTGATTATCAATATAGTATGGGCCTTCTTCTGATTGAGAAAAAGGAGTGGGCTTCAAAACATGAAGAACTTCAGGAATCCCTTTTGGAACTTCAGGAGGTCCTTAAACGTGAAAAGACGGCTCATTTAATAGCAGTTGCTCAAGTGGAGGAAAGGGAAGCCAATTTGAGGAAGGCTTTGGATGTTGAGAGGCAGTGTGTAAATGAG CTTCAGTCGTCCCTCCGTCGAATACACGCGGAGCACGACAGAATCAAGGTGGCATCTGAAACTAAGCTGGCCAATGCAAATGCTTTGGTTGTCGGAGTTCAGGATAGGTCTTTAGAAGTGAATGAAAAGCTGTTTGCCGCTGATGCAAAGCTTGCTGAGGCAAGTAGGAAGAGTTTGGAGCTGGAGAGGAAATTGCAGGAGATCGAGGCACGTGAAAGTGTTCTGAAGAGGGAGCGGATGTCCTTTAACGCTGA GCGAAATGCACACGATGCATCTGTGTTGAAGCACAAAGAAGATATGCGGGAGTGGGAAAGGAAGCTGCAAGAAGGCGAAGAGAGACTTTGCCAAATTCGGAGAAATATCAATGAGAAAGAGGAAAAGGTTAATGAATTCAACAGAACATTCAAGGAGAGGGAGAGGGAACTTTTAGAAAAAGAGAAGTTGATTGAATTGGCAAATGTGACCCTGAAGAAGAAAGAAGACGAGGTTAACCAAAAACTAGCAGACCTATCTGTAGAAGAGAAA AAAGCTGATTCTCTAGGGAAAAGTTTAGAGATAAAGGAGAAGGAGCTAAATGCATTGACCGAGAAGCTGAGTACTAGAGAGAGA GTGGAGATTCAAAAGCTTCTTGATGACCACAAGTCTGGTTTGGACATACTAAGGCAGgagtttgaatttgaaatggaaGAGAAAAGAAAGTCTCTTGAGAAGGAGATGAAGGGCAAGCTCGATAACTTGGATCAGCAGGAAAATGAAATCAACCACAGGGAggaaaaattaagaaaacagGAGCAAACGTTGGAAAAGAAGTCTGAGAGGATTAATGAGAAAGAAAAGGAAATTGAAATAAAGTTGAAGGATTTGAAAGACAGAGAAAAATCCCTCGAAGTCGAGGAGAAAAGTCTAGGATTGTTAAGGAGAGAAGTAGCTTCTGACAAggaaattttgcaaacaatcaAAGACGGGCTTGAGAAGATGAGAGCTGAAATTAAACAGAAGGAAGTGCAAATTCAAGATGAAACTGAAAAGCTTCGAATTACTGAGGAAGAGAGGAAAGAGCATGTCCGTTTGCAGACGGAGTTGAGAAAGGAGATAGAGAGATACAAATATCAGAAGGATTTGCTTTTCCAAGAAACTGAGGATTTGAAACAGGACAGGAAGAAATTTGAGGAAGAATGGGAGGCTCTTGATGAGAAGAAAGCAGAGGTTAGTCGAAGTTTACAACAACTTAATCAAGAGAAAGAGATTATTGAAAAACTAAAATACTCGGAAGAAAATCAATTGAAAGAAGATAAACTTGCCACCAAGGAGTACATTGAGAGAGAGTTGGAGGCTCTAAGACTAGAGAAGGAGTCATTTGCTGCCAAAAGTAAACATGAACAGCAGTTATCTTTGGAAAAAGCTCGAGATGAACATAATCAGTTACTTCATGATTTTGAGACTCGTAGAAGAGATCTTGAGGCTGATCTGCTGAATAAGCAAGAGACAATGGAAAAATCTCTGCAAGAAAGAGAGAGAGCATTTAAGAAAGAGGTGGAAAAAGAGCGTAGCCGTATCCATCGTTTGAAGGAAGGTATTCAAAATGAAATGGAGGATATCAAGTCAGAGAGGCGCAGGTTGGAGAATGACAAAAAGGATATTGCCTTGAACAAGCAACAGCTGGAAGAGCAGCAGCTAGCAATGCACAAGGACATTGATGAGCTTGGTGTTTTAAGCCAAAAGCTTAAACTTCAGAGACAACAATTTATCAAGGAGAGAAGCCAATTTCTCACATTAGTCGAGACCCTCAAGAGTTGCCAAAACTGTGGGGATATGGCGAGGGATTATATGGCTTCTCATCTTCGCATTTCAGAAATAGTCAAAGAATCCTCTCCTCTTCAGACCAAGGGAGAAGAATTACTGGAAAAAGTTGATGTGTACAGAGCGAATATTCAGAGAACTCCTGGTAAGATCGATCCAAAATCATCAGGATCTGGTGGTCGTATTTCTTGGCTGTTGCGGAAGTGCACTCCCAGAATCTTTAACATTTCTCCCAATGAGAATGCTCAGCACCTGGCTTCTCAAAACTTGGACCAAGCTTTGTCAGATGCACTGGTTGATGAAGGACCCAGCATCCCCGTCAATACTGCGTCTAGAGCACAAGATACCACTCAAGGAGATCATAGAATAGAAGTAGTTCAGGAAGATTCCCAGCAATCGGAGTTGAGAAATGTTCGACGCAGATCTAATAGAAAAATAAGAGATGGAATCCGCCGAACAAGATCTGTTAAGTCTGTAGTTGAAGATGCTGAAATTTTCTTAGGAAGGAAGTCGGGTGATACGAAGTTGAGTGAGGAACAAAATAAGGATTGTACTGCTTCTATGAATGAGCAAAGTCGCGGTGATTCCAGCCTTGCTGAGAGAACAACCAATACTATTCCAAGAAAGCGAACGCGGGCACAATCTTCTCGAATGACAGAGAATGAGCTTGATGCTGAAGAAAGTGAAGAACGATCTCAAAGTGCTATGGTTGGGAGTCGCCGTAAGAAGCGTCAAACAAGTGTGCCAGCGGTACAGAATGCTGGGGAACAGCGATATAATCTTCGTCATCATAAGAC TGGTGGCAAACCAAAACCAACTGCAACAACTTCGGTGAATAGTGAGAAGCAAACGGTAAAAGAAGCTGTTAATGTTGCTGTATCGCAAGATAATGAAGTTACTTCTGCGCCATCAGTGGAAGTTGCCAGTGAAAATGGTAATTCCATACAATTAGCTCGAGCTTCGTCCCTTAAAAATCAAACAAGGGTTGTTCGG TTTGAGACATCCGCACGGGGCATCGATGAACATGCCAATGCCAATGCTGTGAAGTCAACAGATGACATAAACTTGAGTGAGGGGGTGAATTGTACGCCAGAGTACAGTGTTACCTTGCAGGAAAACGAAGAAGATGAAAACGAATATTATGACACTGAGGATGATGATGGAGACGAGCATCCTGGTGAAGCTTCGATACCTAAAAAGATCTGGACATTTTTCACATCTTGA